CGGGTCAGGATTTCAAGCGGAATCCGCGCATCCCTCATTAACTGGCTTTCTGTCACTTCCAATACTATCTCCTGCGGCGGTATACCTATCTTAGCGGTAAGCCCGGTAACAAAATCCAAAAAATCCAGGGACGTCAGGCTGTCCATAGATACATTGACGGCCACCCGCAACGCCAGCCCTGCTTCCTGCCAAATTTTGGCCTGGGCTAGCGCGCTGGTGAGCACCACCCGGGTCAGACCGTCAATCAGACCGTTCGCTTCAGCTACGCCGATAAATTGATCGGGTGGCACTATCCCGTGAACGGGATGGCGCCAGCGCACCAAGGTCTCCACGCCCGCCACTCTACCGGTGGCAACCATCACCTTAGGTTGGTAGTAATTGACCAGCTCGCCGTTGTTGATGGCAGCACGCACCTCGTCCGCGCTGTAAACTTTCTGCGCCACCCGAGGGCTATCCAGTGAAGAAGGTGCCCACTTTTCCAACAATGCGGACAATGCCTCCGGTTTGACCGGTTTATGTATATGTCCAAGCACTGTAATTTTATGAGCTTGCACCAGTTTCTCGACAGTCTGCAACATCCGTTCATCTTCACCGCTGATCAAGATGAGGCTGCCGGTATAGTTCCGTTCAACCAAATGACGAACAAATTCGATTCCGTCCATTTCCGGCATATTAAGATCCAGCAGGATCAGGTTCGGCCGGGTATCAACGCCATCTACTCGATCCAGGGCGGCTCGCCCACTCTCGCAGAGCGTAACCGATGTAAACCCCTGGTTTGTCAGCATGCGGGCCAACAGTTTGAGCATGAATGACTCGTCGTCGAGCACCAAAATTTTTACCATGCTTCTTTCAATCATCACCTTCTCCCTAATTTTTTCCCGGCACGGAATTATGTTTATAAAGAACCAAGATATTCGTCCACAATAACCATTTCCGCCTCGAAGCGAGGCAACAACACCGCCAATGCTTCGGTGTCGCCCACCTTCCCCGCCTGTTCCATTTCGGCACACAGTTCGCCCAGCATTAGCGCGCCGACCGACCGAGCTGATGATTTGAGCTTATGGGCTGCCGCGCTGACTGCCGCCGCCTGTCCCAGCTGAAAAGCGATTCGCAACTCTACCGCTATTCTGGCTGAACTGGAGCGAAAATCTCGCAAAAATTCGCTGATCACAGCCGGATCGTTCCCTACCAATCCTTCCAGAACACTCACATCCACCGGCTCTGCCGCCATGGCGGGTGTGAAGGGCATCGCAGGCGTGACTGTTAGGTTCGGACTGGAGTCAACGGTCAACAACCACTGCTCCAACATAGATTTCAAATCAGTAAGTTGAACCGGCTTGCTCAAATAATCGTCCATGCCGACGGTACGGCAATGCTCGGCCTCGCCTTTAAGAGCGTTGGCGGTCAGGGCGATGACCGGGATGCGCCGCTTGTCAGCTTTATTGGCCTCGGCGACGCGGATGGCCACAGTCAATTGATAGCCGTCCATTTCCGGCATATGCAAATCGGTGAGCAGCAACGCATAGTCACCGCTCTCCCAGCGTTTCAGTGCTTCGCGACCGT
This genomic interval from Candidatus Nitrotoga sp. AM1P contains the following:
- a CDS encoding EAL domain-containing response regulator, with the translated sequence MIERSMVKILVLDDESFMLKLLARMLTNQGFTSVTLCESGRAALDRVDGVDTRPNLILLDLNMPEMDGIEFVRHLVERNYTGSLILISGEDERMLQTVEKLVQAHKITVLGHIHKPVKPEALSALLEKWAPSSLDSPRVAQKVYSADEVRAAINNGELVNYYQPKVMVATGRVAGVETLVRWRHPVHGIVPPDQFIGVAEANGLIDGLTRVVLTSALAQAKIWQEAGLALRVAVNVSMDSLTSLDFLDFVTGLTAKIGIPPQEIVLEVTESQLMRDARIPLEILTRLRLKRFRLSIDDFGTGHSSLAQLRDIPFDELKIDQGFVHRAWTVETLRAMYDASLALARQLGMEVVAEGVEDRDDWDLLLRTGCDLAQGAFISRPMLAADLPGWMEGWQKRVRNGFTNDISG